The genomic window AATTTCTGCGCCGGCTTTTGTCATTAATGCAAAATCTGATTCACGAACTAAAGAAGAACCGAAAACATTACATATCGCCAACGATGCCAGATAACCAAGCTCTTTCGATAATCTTAATGCCGCTAAAGTATCGGCTGTTTCACCCGATTGAGAAAGGGTGATCAATAAACTATTTTTCCGCCGTGCCGGTTTGCGGTAACGGAATTCAGAAGCAATTTCTACATCACAAGGTATCCCCGCTAAAGATTCAAGCCAGTAACGGGCAACCATCCCAGCATTATATGAAGTCCCACAAGCAACAATTTGAATATGTTCAACCTGAGATAATAGATTTTGGGCTTTTTTATCTAATTCGGTAAAAATAACACTATCATGCTGATCAAAGCGACCTTCCAGGGTATTTTTTATTGCTAAGGGCTGCTCATAGATCTCTTTTTGCATATAGTGGCGATAAATTCCTTTATCTCCAGCATCATATTGAACATTAGATTCTATTGACTCTCGTTCAACTTCTATGCCTTGCTGATCAAAAATTCGCACTGTTCGACGAGTCACTTCAGCAATATCACCTTCCTCTAAATAGATAAAGCGACGTGTAACCGGTAAAAGCGCTAATTGATCAGATGCTAGAAAATTTTCACCAACACCTAAACCTATAATTAAAGGGCTACCCGAACGCGCAGCCACCAGTAGTCCAGGAGTACGGCTATCCATAATGACGGTGCCATAAGCGCCCTTTAACTGGGGGATAACACGCTGTACCACTTCAAGCAAAGTGCCACCTTTTTGTAATTCCCAATGGGTTAAATGCGCGATAACTTCAGTATCAGTTTCTGAAGTAAAAACATATTTTTGTTTTTTAAGTTTTTCACGTAGTTCTTGATAATTCTCAATAATTCCATTGTGAACAACCGCAATATATTCCGATGTATGCGGATGGGCATTTTTTTTGCTTGGCTGACCATGAGTGGCCCAACGAGTATGGGCAATACCTGTGCCACCAATCACCGCATGTTTTTCTACTTCATCAGCTAGGATCTGAACTTTACCGGTTTCACGTAATCGTGTCAGATTGGCTTTATCATCAACTACGGCTAAACCGGCAGAGTCATAACCTCGGTACTCCAGTCGACGAAGTCCTTCAATAAGAATTTCAGCTATATCACGTTGTGCTACTGCACCAACTATTCCACACATCGATTTTCATTCCAAAATAGAGGAGCATATTGCTCTTATGCTGTCGTAACCTGATTAATATATTCGGTTTTACCGTTCCCAAAGCCTGTAGATATTGGGTTTATTGTTTATAAAATAGATGATCAATCGTCATTATTATTTCTTTTGTGGCTATTTTTTTTTACTGGGCGTTGCCAATTGAGAATATGCCGCTGTTTGATACGACTGATAACGAGTTCATTTTCTTTAACATCGTGAGTTAAAGTTGTTCCTGCTCCAATAGTTGCCCCATCAGCAATGGTAACCGGGGCAATTAATTGCGTATCAGATCCAACGAAAACATTATCCCCAATAATGGTTTTAAATTTATTAGCCCCATCATAATTGCAAGTTATTGTTCCTGCGCCAATATTAACATCAGCACCAATTTCAGCGTCGCCTAAATAACTTAAATGGCCAGCCTTAGAGCCTACACCTAAAGCGGCGTTTTTAACCTCAACAAAATTACCAACATGCACTTTATCTGCTAGCCTAGTTCCCGGACGTAAACGAGCAAAGGGGCCAACAGTACAGGCGGTAGATAATTCTGCTCCTTCTATAACTGAGTAAGGGCTAATAATTGAATTATCATTGATAATACAATTTCTTAATATACAACCGGCATGAATATGTACATTATTACCCAGTACAACATTCCCTTCAATAATAACATTAGTATCGATAATTACATTACGCCCGTGCTTTAATGTCCCACGCAAATCAAAACGAGCAGGATCAATAATCATAACACCCGCTAATAATAATCTTTCTGCTTGTTCTTGTTGATAAATACGTTCAAGCGTTGAAAGCTGTAAACAGTTATTCACTCCTTCCATTTCACTCAATTTGATAGGATGAACAGCATTTATTTTACAACCTTCTTCATGTGCCAATGAAATGATATCGGTTACATAATATTCGTTTTGCGCATTGTTATTATTAAGCTTTTTCAGCCATCGTTTTAAATCACCACCATTAGCAACTAATATACCGGTATTAATTTCGTTAATTTTAGCTTGTTCTTCTGTTGCATCTTTTTGTTCAACAATACCAACTACTTCACCTCTTTCACGTATAATACGCCCGTAACCTGTCGGTTCATTAACAATTGCCGTCAATAAACCTATTCCGCCGTCGGGCTTAGCGTCTATTAATCGTTCAAGTGTTTCTTTTGTGATTAGTGGAGAATCACCGTAAAGCATGAGGATATCTTCATTATCAGCAAAATAAGGTGCTGCTTGCTGCATTGCATGCCCTGTTCCTAACTGTTCTGTCTGTAAGATCCAATTAACAGGTTGATTAGCTAAAGCTAATTTAATTAAATCAGCTCCATGACCATAAACTAAATGAATATTAGCTGCCCCAAGGGATAATGACGTGTCGATAACATGCTGCACCATTGGTTTGCCTGCCAGTGGATGTAAAACTTTTGGTAAGTCAGAATACATGCGGGTACCTTTCCCCGCCGCGAGGATCACAACACTTTTTGCGTTCATAGACATAAAAACCTAATAACTCCATCAGTTAGGTAAAAGTAAAACTATTTATTAAGCAAATTACTACATATTTCGTTCAAATAAAAAAGCTTACTATCTATATAATAGAAAAGGAGCGAAACATAAATAAATTGTCTCACTCCCTGTATTTACCTAATTTTTATAAAAATAATTGTAAAGAGACAACTATTTTTTTTAATAATTACTTGGGATTATCTCATTTTTTCATCAGCTCGATGACACGTAATTTAGCAATTGCTTTCGCTAATTCAGCCGATGCTTGAGCATAATCGACATCAGCATGGGCTTTACGAATATGCTCTTCCGCTTTACGTTTAGATTCTAATGCCTTAGCTTCATCCAAATCCTTGCCACGGATTGCTGTATCAGCCAGTACGATAACACCATTTGGTTGAACTTCAAGGATACCACCAGAAAGATAGATCAATTCTTCTTCACCAAACTGTTTAGTAATACGTATCATACCAGGCTTAATGGCAGTTAACAGCGGCGTATGTTGTGGATAGATCCCCAACTCTCCTTCGCTGCCTGTCACCTGGATTTTCTGGACAAGGCCGTCAAACATCTGCTTTTCAGCGCTTACCACAACCAGATGGTATGTCATTGCAGCCATATCAACCTCCCACCAGCGACATTATAAATTTTTCGCTTTTTCTACCGCTTCTTCGATAGTACCTACCATATAAAATGCTTGTTCAGGCAGATGATCATAATCACCATTCAAAATGCCTTTAAAGCCATGGATAGTATCTTTTAAAGAAACAAATTTTCCCGGTGAACCGGTGAAAACTTCAGCCACAAAGAATGGCTGAGACAGGAAGCGTTGGATTTTACGAGCACGCGCAACAACCAATTTATCTTCTTCAGACAACTCATCCATTCCCAGAATAGCAATGATATCTTTCAATTCTTGATAACGCTGTAAAATAGACTGAACACCACGTGCTACGTCGTAATGCTCTTGTCCTACAACCAATGGATCAAGCTGCCGACTAGTTGAGTCCAATGGATCAACCGCAGGATAAATACCTAATGACGCAATTTGACGACTAAGAACGACTGTTGCGTCCAAATGAGCAAAAGTCGTTGCTGGTGAAGGATCGGTCAAATCATCGGCAGGAACATAAACTGCTTGAACAGACGTAATGGAACCCGCTTTAGTGGATGTAATACGCTCCTGTAATACACCCATCTCTTCCGCTAAGGTCGGTTGATAACCTACTGCCGAAGGCATACGACCTAGCAAGGCCGACACCTCTGTTCCTGCTAATGTATAACGATAGATGTTATCGATAAATAACAAGACATCCCGTCCTTCATCACGAAACTTCTCAGCAATCGTCAATCCCGTTAACGCAACACGTAGACGGTTTCCTGGTGGTTCATTCATCTGTCCATAAACCAGAGAAACTTTATCCAATACATTTGAATCTGTCATTTCGTGATAGAAATCATTACCTTCACGAGTCCGCTCGCCGACACCGGCAAAAACAGAATAACCGGAATGCTCAATCGCAATATTACGAATAAGTTCCATCATGTTTACTGTTTTACCAACCCCAGCTCCACCAAATAATCCTACTTTACCCCCTTTAGCAAATGGGCAAATAAGATCCATAACTTTGATACCGGTTTCGAGTAATTCTGTTGAATTAGATAAATCTTCATAACTGGGAGCGGGACGATGAATAGCCCAACGTTCTTCTTCACCGATCTCACCTTTCATATCGATAGGATCACCTAGCACATTCATGATGCGCCCCAAGGTCGCTTTACCGACAGGCACTTCAATTGGGTGAGCTAAATCAACAACGTCTAAACCACGTTTTAAACCATCAGAAGTCCCCATCGCAATGCAACGAACGACACCGCCACCTAATTGCTGCTGAACTTCTAAAATTAGTTTTTCTTTACCATTTATTACCTCAAGCGCATCGTACACTTTAGGTACCGCATCTTGAGGAAATTCGACATCCACTACGGCGCCGATTACCTGGATAATCTTTCCAGTAGCCATCTTGAATCCTCTACGTAATTCGTAAACCTAACCATCAAACTGCGGCAGCTCCCGAAACTATTTCGGTAAGTTCCTGAGTAATGCTGGCTTGACGAGCCTTATTGTAAACCAACTGCAACTCCTTGATCAGGTTACCACCATTATCAGTAGCCGCTTTCATTGCTACCATTCGAGCAGCCTGTTCACTAGCTAAGTTTTCAACGACGCTCTGATAAACCTGTGATTCGATATAACGACGCAGCAGGGTATCAAGTAGTATCTTAGGATCTGGTTCATACAAATAATCCCAAGATTTCTTTTTCAATGTTTCATCATCACCCGCAGGTAGAGGCAATAATTGAGTAATCGTTGGTACTTGAGTCATGGTATTAACAAATTTGTTAGTTACCACATACAACTTATCTAGACGCCCTTCATCATATGCTTCTAACATAATTTTCACGGGTCCGATAAGATCAGACAGAGAAGGATCATCTCCCATTCCGGTTACCTGAGCAACGATATTACCACCCACC from Arsenophonus sp. aPb includes these protein-coding regions:
- the glmS gene encoding glutamine--fructose-6-phosphate transaminase (isomerizing); amino-acid sequence: MCGIVGAVAQRDIAEILIEGLRRLEYRGYDSAGLAVVDDKANLTRLRETGKVQILADEVEKHAVIGGTGIAHTRWATHGQPSKKNAHPHTSEYIAVVHNGIIENYQELREKLKKQKYVFTSETDTEVIAHLTHWELQKGGTLLEVVQRVIPQLKGAYGTVIMDSRTPGLLVAARSGSPLIIGLGVGENFLASDQLALLPVTRRFIYLEEGDIAEVTRRTVRIFDQQGIEVERESIESNVQYDAGDKGIYRHYMQKEIYEQPLAIKNTLEGRFDQHDSVIFTELDKKAQNLLSQVEHIQIVACGTSYNAGMVARYWLESLAGIPCDVEIASEFRYRKPARRKNSLLITLSQSGETADTLAALRLSKELGYLASLAICNVFGSSLVRESDFALMTKAGAEIGVASTKAFTTQLTVLLLLVAYLSRLKDKNIALERDIVQALHALPARIDSMLSQEKMIEVLAEDFSDKNHALFLGRGDQFPIAVEGALKLKEISYIHAEAYAAGELKHGPLALIDADMPVIIIAPNNELLEKLKSNIEEVRARGGSLYVFADKDAGFVDSENMKIIPLPHVEELIAPIFYTIPLQLLSYYVALIKGTDVDQPRNLAKSVTVE
- the atpG gene encoding F0F1 ATP synthase subunit gamma: MAGAKEIRSKIGSVQNTQKITKAMEMVAASKMRKTQDRMAASRPYAETMRSVIGHLALGNLEYKHPYLKERDVKRIGYLIVSTDRGLCGGLNINLFKKLLTEMKIWTDKGVQVDLALIGSKAVSFFNSVGGNIVAQVTGMGDDPSLSDLIGPVKIMLEAYDEGRLDKLYVVTNKFVNTMTQVPTITQLLPLPAGDDETLKKKSWDYLYEPDPKILLDTLLRRYIESQVYQSVVENLASEQAARMVAMKAATDNGGNLIKELQLVYNKARQASITQELTEIVSGAAAV
- the glmU gene encoding bifunctional UDP-N-acetylglucosamine diphosphorylase/glucosamine-1-phosphate N-acetyltransferase GlmU, producing MSMNAKSVVILAAGKGTRMYSDLPKVLHPLAGKPMVQHVIDTSLSLGAANIHLVYGHGADLIKLALANQPVNWILQTEQLGTGHAMQQAAPYFADNEDILMLYGDSPLITKETLERLIDAKPDGGIGLLTAIVNEPTGYGRIIRERGEVVGIVEQKDATEEQAKINEINTGILVANGGDLKRWLKKLNNNNAQNEYYVTDIISLAHEEGCKINAVHPIKLSEMEGVNNCLQLSTLERIYQQEQAERLLLAGVMIIDPARFDLRGTLKHGRNVIIDTNVIIEGNVVLGNNVHIHAGCILRNCIINDNSIISPYSVIEGAELSTACTVGPFARLRPGTRLADKVHVGNFVEVKNAALGVGSKAGHLSYLGDAEIGADVNIGAGTITCNYDGANKFKTIIGDNVFVGSDTQLIAPVTIADGATIGAGTTLTHDVKENELVISRIKQRHILNWQRPVKKNSHKRNNNDD
- a CDS encoding F0F1 ATP synthase subunit epsilon; the protein is MAAMTYHLVVVSAEKQMFDGLVQKIQVTGSEGELGIYPQHTPLLTAIKPGMIRITKQFGEEELIYLSGGILEVQPNGVIVLADTAIRGKDLDEAKALESKRKAEEHIRKAHADVDYAQASAELAKAIAKLRVIELMKK
- the atpD gene encoding F0F1 ATP synthase subunit beta, which encodes MATGKIIQVIGAVVDVEFPQDAVPKVYDALEVINGKEKLILEVQQQLGGGVVRCIAMGTSDGLKRGLDVVDLAHPIEVPVGKATLGRIMNVLGDPIDMKGEIGEEERWAIHRPAPSYEDLSNSTELLETGIKVMDLICPFAKGGKVGLFGGAGVGKTVNMMELIRNIAIEHSGYSVFAGVGERTREGNDFYHEMTDSNVLDKVSLVYGQMNEPPGNRLRVALTGLTIAEKFRDEGRDVLLFIDNIYRYTLAGTEVSALLGRMPSAVGYQPTLAEEMGVLQERITSTKAGSITSVQAVYVPADDLTDPSPATTFAHLDATVVLSRQIASLGIYPAVDPLDSTSRQLDPLVVGQEHYDVARGVQSILQRYQELKDIIAILGMDELSEEDKLVVARARKIQRFLSQPFFVAEVFTGSPGKFVSLKDTIHGFKGILNGDYDHLPEQAFYMVGTIEEAVEKAKNL